A genomic region of Desulfovibrio aminophilus contains the following coding sequences:
- a CDS encoding L,D-transpeptidase family protein → MSALKSARLPYLLALILLLSASPANAEGWKIRFDSYSLSPQRFLAITKGGQTLFMLEHQSPLKVARQFPCTTGQSEGDKRVEGDLKTPEGVYFVGGKLPSGGLDYELYGGVAYSLNFPNPVDRIKGKTGSGIWIHGRGKTLSPRDTRGCVAMNTGDLLSLDGELQRGTPVVIAEDVSWSEEPGEAEGVAKSLDDALHSWARDWESRGDAYFRNYSPEKYAISEGKPFSSFVAYKKRIFAGKPWIQVMVGNVRALPGPDYWVTIFDQYYRTTGMADTVGKRFYWQRDASGAWRIVGEEYTAPSEDLEPKYLAAKSGEARKLLDGWLAAWRKADLKGYLSYYDARAEQGKVRGREAIGDYKKSIWQSKPPAEVKVDSVEFSLHAQGLAARFVQTYRDASGYADKGVKTLVLAPEDGGWKIVSEDWRALP, encoded by the coding sequence ATGTCAGCCTTGAAGAGCGCACGACTGCCCTACCTGCTGGCCCTGATCCTGCTGCTGTCCGCCTCGCCCGCGAACGCGGAGGGCTGGAAGATTCGTTTTGACTCCTATTCCCTGAGCCCCCAGCGCTTCCTGGCCATCACCAAGGGCGGCCAGACCCTGTTCATGCTGGAGCACCAGAGTCCGCTCAAGGTGGCCCGGCAGTTCCCCTGCACCACGGGACAGTCCGAGGGCGACAAGCGGGTGGAGGGCGACCTGAAGACCCCCGAGGGCGTGTACTTCGTGGGCGGCAAGCTGCCCAGCGGCGGGCTGGACTACGAACTCTACGGCGGGGTGGCCTATTCCCTGAACTTCCCCAATCCCGTGGACCGCATCAAGGGCAAGACCGGCTCGGGCATCTGGATCCACGGCCGGGGCAAGACCCTGTCTCCCCGCGACACCCGGGGCTGCGTGGCCATGAACACCGGCGACCTGCTCTCCCTCGACGGCGAGCTGCAACGCGGCACGCCCGTGGTCATCGCCGAGGACGTGAGCTGGAGCGAGGAGCCCGGCGAGGCCGAGGGCGTGGCCAAGTCCCTGGACGACGCCCTGCACTCCTGGGCCCGGGACTGGGAGAGCCGGGGCGACGCCTACTTCCGCAACTACTCTCCCGAGAAGTACGCCATCAGCGAGGGCAAGCCGTTCTCGTCCTTCGTGGCCTACAAGAAGCGCATCTTCGCCGGCAAGCCCTGGATCCAGGTCATGGTGGGCAACGTCCGCGCCCTGCCCGGGCCGGACTACTGGGTCACGATCTTCGACCAGTACTACCGCACCACCGGCATGGCCGACACCGTGGGCAAGCGCTTCTACTGGCAGCGCGACGCCTCCGGGGCCTGGCGCATCGTGGGCGAGGAGTACACCGCGCCCAGCGAGGACCTGGAGCCCAAGTACCTGGCCGCCAAGTCCGGGGAGGCCCGCAAGCTCCTGGACGGCTGGCTGGCGGCCTGGCGCAAGGCCGACCTGAAGGGCTATCTTTCCTACTATGACGCCCGCGCCGAGCAGGGCAAGGTGCGCGGCCGCGAGGCCATCGGGGACTACAAGAAGTCCATCTGGCAGTCCAAGCCCCCCGCCGAGGTCAAGGTTGACTCCGTGGAGTTTTCCCTGCACGCTCAGGGCTTGGCCGCCCGTTTCGTGCAGACCTATCGCGACGCCTCCGGGTATGCGGACAAAGGCGTGAAGACCCTGGTGCTGGCGCCCGAGGACGGCGGCTGGAAGATCGTCAGCGAGGATTGGAGAGCGCTGCCGTGA
- the purB gene encoding adenylosuccinate lyase, giving the protein MIERYSRPEMAALWTLENKFAVWLEVELAVCRAWNRLGQVPDADLAEITAKAGFDVDRILEIEKKTRHDVIAFLTAVEEKVGPSARYIHLGCTSSDIVDTANGVLLTRAGRIILDGTDRLLAVLKGMALKHKGRLCMGRTHGVHAEPVSFGLKMASFYAEFSRHRERFAQALEGVRVGKISGAVGTYAHLDPRLEEITCELLGLAPDPISTQIIQRDRHAHFFTALALMAGGVERLCTELRHLQRTEVLEAEEGFAKGQKGSSAMPHKKNPISAENLCGLSRLVRSNSLASMENMALWHERDISHSSVERVIMPDSTILMDYILHRLSGLVENLRVIPENMERNLMGSCGLFYSQRVLMALLESGLPRQKAYEMVQKVAMRCWEERLSFPDEVRKDGEILTHLSAQALDAAFDPSYYLRYEEMILGRVLGG; this is encoded by the coding sequence ATGATCGAGCGCTACTCGCGGCCGGAAATGGCCGCCCTGTGGACCCTGGAGAACAAGTTCGCGGTCTGGCTCGAGGTGGAGCTGGCCGTGTGCCGCGCCTGGAACCGCCTGGGCCAGGTTCCCGACGCCGACCTGGCCGAGATCACGGCCAAGGCCGGTTTCGACGTGGACCGCATCCTGGAGATCGAGAAGAAGACCCGCCACGACGTGATCGCCTTCCTCACCGCCGTGGAGGAGAAGGTGGGCCCGTCGGCCCGCTACATCCACCTGGGCTGCACCTCCTCGGACATCGTGGACACGGCCAACGGCGTGCTCCTGACCCGCGCCGGCCGGATCATCCTGGACGGAACGGACCGCCTGCTGGCCGTGCTCAAGGGCATGGCCCTCAAGCACAAGGGGCGGTTGTGCATGGGCCGGACCCACGGCGTGCACGCCGAGCCCGTGAGCTTCGGGCTGAAGATGGCGAGTTTTTACGCCGAGTTCTCGCGCCACCGCGAGCGCTTCGCCCAGGCCCTGGAGGGCGTCCGCGTGGGCAAGATCTCCGGCGCGGTGGGCACCTACGCCCACCTGGACCCGCGCCTGGAGGAGATCACCTGCGAACTGCTCGGCCTGGCCCCGGACCCCATCTCCACCCAGATCATCCAGCGCGACCGCCACGCCCATTTCTTCACCGCCCTGGCCCTCATGGCCGGAGGAGTGGAGCGGCTCTGCACCGAGCTGCGCCACCTCCAGCGCACCGAGGTCCTGGAGGCCGAGGAGGGCTTCGCCAAGGGCCAGAAGGGCTCCTCGGCCATGCCCCACAAGAAGAACCCCATCTCGGCCGAGAACCTCTGCGGCCTGTCCCGGCTGGTGCGCTCCAACTCCCTGGCCAGCATGGAGAACATGGCCCTCTGGCATGAGCGCGACATCAGCCACTCCTCGGTGGAGCGGGTGATCATGCCGGACTCCACCATCCTCATGGACTACATCCTGCACCGCCTGTCCGGCCTGGTGGAGAACCTGCGCGTGATCCCGGAGAACATGGAGCGCAACCTCATGGGCTCCTGCGGCCTGTTCTATTCCCAGCGGGTGCTCATGGCCCTGCTGGAGTCCGGGCTGCCCCGCCAGAAGGCCTACGAGATGGTCCAGAAGGTGGCCATGCGCTGCTGGGAGGAGCGCCTGAGCTTCCCCGACGAGGTGCGCAAGGATGGTGAGATTCTAACACATCTTTCGGCGCAGGCGCTTGACGCGGCCTTTGACCCCTCGTACTACCTCCGGTATGAGGAAATGATTCTGGGCCGCGTCCTGGGCGGCTGA
- the pyrE gene encoding orotate phosphoribosyltransferase — MTDMKKRLATLLLELSYVEGEVTLTSGKKSDYYFDCKQTALHPEGGFLIGSLFLDMLAPLRVAGVGGMTLGADPLVSAVSVLSHVNRCPMPGFIIRKQPKGHGTNQYLEGLKNFRDGDRVALLEDVVTTGGTLLTSVERVRAAGFEVAAVLCVLDREEGGRERLAEAGLELRSIFTRKELLAAARS; from the coding sequence ATGACCGACATGAAGAAGCGCCTCGCCACCCTGCTGCTGGAGCTGTCCTATGTCGAGGGCGAGGTCACCCTCACCTCGGGCAAGAAAAGCGACTACTATTTCGATTGCAAGCAGACCGCCCTGCATCCCGAGGGCGGGTTCCTCATCGGCAGCCTGTTCCTGGACATGCTCGCCCCGCTGCGGGTGGCCGGGGTGGGCGGCATGACCCTGGGCGCCGACCCGCTCGTCTCCGCCGTCTCCGTGCTCTCGCACGTGAACCGTTGCCCGATGCCCGGTTTCATCATAAGAAAACAGCCCAAAGGGCACGGCACCAACCAGTACCTCGAGGGCCTGAAGAACTTCCGCGACGGCGACCGGGTGGCCCTCTTGGAGGACGTGGTGACCACGGGCGGGACGCTGCTCACCTCGGTGGAGCGCGTGCGCGCCGCCGGGTTCGAGGTGGCCGCCGTGCTCTGCGTCCTGGACCGCGAGGAAGGCGGCCGGGAGCGTCTGGCCGAGGCCGGACTGGAGCTGCGCTCCATCTTCACCCGCAAGGAACTGCTGGCCGCCGCTCGGAGTTGA